One window of the Chryseobacterium sp. CY350 genome contains the following:
- a CDS encoding DUF6705 family protein, with the protein MKKIITLTILLLFITCKAQIYPLKTDYSEVPINSYLKDINNELDLFVGNYTSQFQGRNISINISKIIHHFFDGSQYKYYQDILSLKYTVSNSSGTILQSTENLVFPSNQLQHTIYSQWVENNGNTLLLYYGGTNCGIGWGQIKLKYINPTQISWDYEPNSTVVGDNCPTNINKTVYLPLTTDLIFTKQ; encoded by the coding sequence ATGAAAAAAATCATTACATTAACTATACTTCTATTATTTATAACTTGTAAAGCACAAATATATCCATTAAAAACAGATTATAGTGAAGTGCCAATTAATTCATATTTAAAAGATATAAATAATGAATTAGATCTTTTTGTAGGAAATTACACCAGTCAATTTCAAGGCAGAAATATTAGTATTAATATTAGCAAGATAATCCATCACTTCTTCGATGGAAGTCAATATAAATACTATCAGGATATATTGTCTTTGAAATATACTGTAAGTAATTCATCTGGAACAATTCTCCAAAGTACTGAAAATTTAGTTTTCCCAAGTAATCAATTACAGCATACCATCTACAGCCAATGGGTAGAAAATAATGGCAACACTCTTCTACTTTATTACGGCGGTACAAATTGTGGAATTGGATGGGGACAAATCAAACTTAAATATATTAATCCCACTCAAATTTCATGGGATTATGAACCAAACAGCACTGTTGTGGGAGATAACTGCCCAACAAATATTAATAAAACGGTCTATCTGCCTTTAACAACAGATTTAATTTTCACTAAACAATAA
- a CDS encoding DUF2947 family protein translates to MNIQIDKREIIPLSDFELGWRFDKGHNADILDYDKQEILALSEIESKRLNKVIDYYEIESNRIGKYLETDWLSANSENEDKVERFRNQVENYLKPFNEDIIISWEKKLALKTTKKIFIKYWTDFLYPSSDDVTIISERTNWILFYNHCEVANIWIKNKS, encoded by the coding sequence TTGAATATACAAATTGACAAAAGAGAAATAATTCCCTTGAGTGATTTCGAATTAGGATGGAGGTTTGACAAAGGTCATAATGCTGATATTTTAGATTACGACAAACAAGAAATTTTAGCTCTATCGGAAATTGAATCTAAAAGACTTAACAAAGTAATCGATTATTATGAAATTGAATCAAACAGAATTGGAAAATATTTAGAAACAGATTGGCTTTCTGCAAATTCTGAGAATGAGGACAAAGTTGAGAGATTTAGAAATCAGGTAGAAAATTATTTAAAACCATTTAATGAAGATATAATAATTTCCTGGGAAAAAAAGCTAGCATTAAAAACAACGAAAAAAATATTCATAAAATATTGGACTGACTTTCTATATCCAAGTTCAGATGATGTGACAATAATATCTGAAAGAACAAATTGGATATTATTTTATAATCATTGTGAAGTTGCAAATATTTGGATAAAAAATAAATCTTAA
- a CDS encoding thermonuclease family protein → MDCPESGQSFGKHAKQFTSSQVFGKNIEFYEINKDRYGRTIAKIFYDNNKYLSEEIIKAGYGWWYYKYSKNNDLEKYQNIAKEQKLGIWSEENAIAPWDYRISH, encoded by the coding sequence ATTGACTGCCCTGAAAGTGGTCAATCCTTTGGAAAACACGCTAAGCAGTTTACCAGCTCACAAGTTTTTGGTAAGAATATTGAATTTTACGAAATCAATAAAGATAGGTATGGTAGAACAATAGCTAAAATATTTTATGACAACAATAAATACCTATCTGAAGAAATAATTAAAGCCGGATACGGTTGGTGGTATTATAAATATTCTAAAAATAATGATTTAGAAAAATATCAAAATATTGCAAAGGAGCAAAAGCTTGGCATATGGTCTGAAGAAAATGCAATTGCTCCGTGGGACTATCGCATATCCCATTAA